One window of the Zea mays cultivar B73 chromosome 3, Zm-B73-REFERENCE-NAM-5.0, whole genome shotgun sequence genome contains the following:
- the LOC100383126 gene encoding Probable indole-3-acetic acid-amido synthetase GH3.2-like — protein sequence MAPTTATAAAVGTKATALGVAACERDVEKLEFIEDKTRNFDAEQVRVLAEILARNNGAEYLRRHGMEGRTDRLAFKACVPVVTYEDLRPEIERIANGDRSNIISSHPITEFLTSSGTSAGERKLMPTIEDELNRRQMLYSLLMPVMNLYVPGLDKGKGLYFLFIKSETKTPGGLPARPVLTSYYKSDHFKHRPYDPYNVYTSPTAAILCTDSFQSMYSQMLCGLVARAEVLRVGAVFASGLLRAIRFLQLHWQELAHDLRTGTLSAKVTEPSIREAVAEVLRPDAGLADLVEAECGKESWEGIITRVWPNTKYLDVIVTGAMAQYIPTLKYYSGGLPMACTMYASSECYFGLNLRPMCDPSEVSYTIMPNMGYFELLPHDPDAVPPSRDDPPPRLLDLADAEVGRDYELVITTYAGLCRYRVGDILHVTGFHNAAPQFRFVRRKNVLLSVDSDKTDEAELQAAVERAARLLAPYDAAIAEYTSQADATTIPGHYVVYWELMVREGGASPDAAVFERCCLEMEEALNAVYRQGRNGDAIGPLEIRVVRGGTFEEVMDYAISRGASINQYKAPRCVSFGPIIELLNSRVVSSHFSPACPTYSPHKK from the exons ATGGCTCCGACGACGgccacggcggcggcggtggggaCGAAGGCGACGGCGCTGGGGGTGGCGGCGTGCGAGCGCGACGTGGAGAAGCTGGAGTTCATCGAGGACAAGACCAGGAACTTCGACGCGGAGCAGGTGCGCGTGCTCGCGGAGATCCTGGCCCGCAACAACGGCGCCGAGTACCTGCGGCGGCACGGCATGGAGGGGCGCACGGACCGCCTGGCGTTCAAGGCGTGCGTGCCCGTGGTCACGTACGAGGACCTCCGCCCGGAGATCGAGCGCATCGCCAACGGCGACCGCTCCAACATCATCTCCTCCCACCCCATCACCGAGTTCCTCACTAG CTCGGggacgtcggcgggggagaggaagcTAATGCCGACGATCGAGGACGAGCTCAACAGGCGCCAGATGCTCTACAGCCTTCTCATGCCCGTCATGAACCT GTACGTGCCTGGGCTGGACAAGGGCAAGGGCCTCTACTTCCTGTTCATCAAGTCGGAGACGAAGACGCCCGGGGGGCTCCCGGCGCGCCCCGTGCTGACCAGCTACTACAAGAGCGACCACTTCAAGCACCGCCCCTACGACCCCTACAACGTGTACACCAGCCCCACCGCCGCCATCCTCTGCACCGACTCCTTCCAGTCCATGTACTCGCagatgctgtgcggcctggtgGCCCGCGCCGAGGTGCTCCGCGTCGGCGCCGTCTTCGCGTCGGGCCTGCTCCGCGCCATCCGCTTCCTGCAGCTCCACTGGCAGGAGCTCGCGCACGACCTCCGGACGGGCACCCTGAGCGCCAAGGTCACGGAGCCGTCCATCCGGGAGGCCGTGGCCGAGGTGCTGAGGCCCGACGCCGGCCTCGCGGACTTGGTGGAGGCCGAGTGCGGCAAGGAGAGCTGGGAGGGCATCATCACCCGGGTGTGGCCCAACACCAAGTACCTGGACGTGATCGTGACGGGCGCCATGGCGCAGTACATCCCGACGCTCAAGTACTACAGCGGCGGGCTGCCCATGGCGTGCACCATGTACGCGTCCTCCGAGTGCTACTTCGGCCTCAACCTCCGCCCCATGTGCGACCCGTCGGAGGTGTCCTACACCATCATGCCCAACATGGGCTACTTCGAGCTGCTGCCGCACGACCCGGACGCTGTGCCGCCGTCCAGGGACGACCCGCCGCCGCGGCTGCTGGACCTGGCGGACGCCGAGGTGGGCAGGGACTACGAGCTGGTGATCACCACCTACGCGGGGCTCTGCCGCTACCGCGTCGGCGACATCCTGCACGTCACCGGCTTCCACAACGCGGCGCCGCAGTTCCGCTTCGTGCGCCGCAAGAACGTGCTCCTCAGCGTCGATTCCGACAAGACGGACGAGGCGGAGCTGCAGGCCGCCGTGGAGCGCGCGGCGCGCCTGCTGGCGCCCTACGACGCGGCCATCGCCGAGTACACGAGCCAGGCGGACGCCACCACCATCCCGGGCCACTACGTCGTGTACTGGGAGCTCATGGTGCGGGAGGGCGGGGCGTCGCCCGACGCAGCCGTCTTCGAGCGCTGCTGCCTGGAGATGGAGGAGGCCCTGAACGCGGTGTACAGGCAGGGCCGCAACGGGGACGCCATCGGGCCGCTGGAGATCCGGGTGGTGCGCGGCGGCACGTTCGAGGAGGTGATGGACTACGCCATCTCGCGCGGCGCCTCTATCAACCAGTACAAGGCGCCGAGGTGCGTGTCGTTCGGACCCATCATCGAGCTGCTCAACTCCAGGGTGGTGTCCAGCCACTTCAGCCCGGCGTGCCCCACGTACAGCCCGCACAAGAAGTGA